A genomic region of Cyprinus carpio isolate SPL01 chromosome B13, ASM1834038v1, whole genome shotgun sequence contains the following coding sequences:
- the LOC109074158 gene encoding polycomb group RING finger protein 6-like, whose amino-acid sequence MNGTVDRVVEEEGSTRGSSRTDASLSGEDERRDSDHSQRTHETHPDDERSLPLREFYPYIRCALCNGFYIDATTITECLHTFCKSCIVKHFFYSNRCPNCSIVVHQTQPLYSIRPDRQLQDIVFKMVPFLEEDERSRIYAFYKQRGLDVPKPVASPSMYPGKLPQRQKKDMLPQSVFTIPSELDVSLMLEFVGAEKGIENYKPLERKYVRVSGEATVRHVELFIRRKMELSQNCKVDVVCGEHLLEQCQTLREVCNTMGKNALQDGMLVLHFGLVLPAQ is encoded by the exons ATGAACGGAACTGTGGACAGAGTTGTGGAGGAGGAGGGATCCACGCGGGGGTCCTCCCGGACAGACGCCTCCCTCAGCGGAGAGGATGAGCGCCGCGACTCCGACCACAGCCAGAGAACTCATGAAACACATCCTGACGACGAG cGCTCCTTGCCTCTTAGGGAATTTTATCCCTATATTCGCTGTGCCCTCTGCAATGGATTTTACATTGATGCCACCACCATCACAGAGTGTCTTCACACTT TTTGTAAGAGCTGCATTGTCAAGCACTTTTTCTACAGCAACAGGTGTCCTAACTGCTCCATTGTTGTACACCAGACACAGCCACTGTACAGTATCAG aCCTGACAGGCAATTACAAGACATTGTTTTCAAGATGGTTCCGTTTTTGGAAGAAG atgaaAGGTCGcgaatatatgcattttataaacaGAGAGGGCTTGACGTTCCTAAGCCAG TGGCATCTCCATCCATGTACCCAGGGAAGCTGCCTCAGAGACAGAAGAAAGACATGCTGCCGCAGTCTGTTTTTACTATTCCCTCAGAGCTAGATGTGTCTCTGATGTTGGAGTTTGTGGG AGCTGAAAAGGGTATTGAGAACTATAAG CCCCTCGAGAGGAAGTATGTGCGTGTGTCAGGGGAAGCCACTGTCCGTCATGTGGAGCTTTTTATCAGGAGGAAGATGGAACTGAGTCAAAACTGCAAG GTTGATGTTGTGTGTGGAGAGCATCTTCTTGAGCAATGCCAGACTTTGAGAGAAGTTTGTAACACCATGGGGAAAAATGCATTGCAG gATGGCATGCTGGTTCTGCATTTCGGACTCGTTCTACCTGCTCAGTAA
- the LOC109074152 gene encoding DNA-directed RNA polymerases I and III subunit RPAC1-like isoform X1 — translation MVIFLFGGVFEWEFSTLYRRKRGITAKMAAPMSNVDEIRDRVILGEFGVRNVHTTDYPGNYPGYDDTWDLEKFKKNFRIDIVNSDENMLEFDMIGIDAAIANAFRRILLAEVPTMAIEKVFVYNNTSIIQDEILAHRLGLVPIKADPRLFEYRNPEDQEGTEIDTIQLQLKVKCTRNPRAPKDSSDPKELYLNHMVYSGDIKWLPIGNQADVFADAKIGPVHGDILLAQLRPGQELDIVMHCVKGIGKDHAKFSPVATASYRLLPEITLLQTIEGEQAERLKRCFSPGVIEIQNVNGRKVAKVVNSRLDTCSREVLRHDDLKSLVKLGRVRDHFIFSVESTGILPADVLVTEAINVLISKCQKFLTELDAAEMD, via the exons ATGGTGATATTTCTTTTCGGGGGAGTTTTTGAATGGGAGTTTTCTACCCTCTACCGCCGCAAGAGAGGCATCACAGCAAAGATGGCGGCGCCTATGAGCAACGTGGATGAAATTCGTGATAGAGTAATATTGGGTGAATTTGGCGTAAGAAAT GTCCATACCACAGATTATCCAGGAAATTACCCTGGTTACGATGACACATGGGATTTGGAAAAATTCAAAAAG AATTTCAGGATCGATATAGTTAATTCGGATGAGAACATGTTGGAGTTTGATATGATTGGGATAGACGCTGCCATCGCCAATGCTTTTCGCCGTATATTACTTGCTGAG GTCCCAACAATGGCCATCGAAAAAGTCTTCGTTTACAATAACACATCGATCATTCAGGATGAGATTTTAGCTCATAGACTTGGTCTTGTGCCCATAAAAGCAGATCCTCGTCTTTTTGAGTACAGGAATCCGG AGGATCAGGAAGGCACTGAAATTGACACAATTCAACTTCAGCTGAAGGTAAAATGCACCAGGAATCCTAGAGCCCCTAAAGACTCTTCAGATCCCAAGGAGTTATATCTCAATCACATGG TCTACTCAGGTGACATAAAATGGCTCCCAATTGGAAACCAAGCCGATGTGTTTGCAGATGCCAAGATTGGTCCTGTGCATGGGGACATTCTCCTGGCACAACTTCGACCAGGGCAGGAACTTGATATAGTCATGCACTGTGTCAAAGGAATAG GCAAGGATCATGCCAAGTTTTCTCCTGTGGCCACTGCAAGCTACAGACTTCTTCCTGAAATCACATTATTACAGACCATTGAGGGAGAACAAGCAGAGAGGTTAAAGCGCTGCTTCTCACCAGGAGTTATTGAGATACAGAATGTGAACG GAAGGAAGGTGGCTAAAGTTGTCAACAGTCGTTTAGACACATGCAGCAGAGAAGTTCTTCGGCATGATGACTTGAAGAGCTTGGTGAAACTGGGCAGAGTGCGGGATCATTTCATAT TCTCAGTTGAGTCCACGGGGATCCTCCCTGCTGATGTCCTGGTTACTGAGGCCATTAATGTCCTCATCTCTAAGTGCCAGAAGTTTCTTACAGAGCTTGATGCAGCAGAAATGGACTAG
- the LOC109074152 gene encoding DNA-directed RNA polymerases I and III subunit RPAC1-like isoform X2 yields MVIFLFGGVFEWEFSTLYRRKRGITAKMAAPMSNVDEIRDRVILGEFGVRNVHTTDYPGNYPGYDDTWDLEKFKKNFRIDIVNSDENMLEFDMIGIDAAIANAFRRILLAEVPTMAIEKVFVYNNTSIIQDEILAHRLGLVPIKADPRLFEYRNPEDQEGTEIDTIQLQLKVKCTRNPRAPKDSSDPKELYLNHMDAKIGPVHGDILLAQLRPGQELDIVMHCVKGIGKDHAKFSPVATASYRLLPEITLLQTIEGEQAERLKRCFSPGVIEIQNVNGRKVAKVVNSRLDTCSREVLRHDDLKSLVKLGRVRDHFIFSVESTGILPADVLVTEAINVLISKCQKFLTELDAAEMD; encoded by the exons ATGGTGATATTTCTTTTCGGGGGAGTTTTTGAATGGGAGTTTTCTACCCTCTACCGCCGCAAGAGAGGCATCACAGCAAAGATGGCGGCGCCTATGAGCAACGTGGATGAAATTCGTGATAGAGTAATATTGGGTGAATTTGGCGTAAGAAAT GTCCATACCACAGATTATCCAGGAAATTACCCTGGTTACGATGACACATGGGATTTGGAAAAATTCAAAAAG AATTTCAGGATCGATATAGTTAATTCGGATGAGAACATGTTGGAGTTTGATATGATTGGGATAGACGCTGCCATCGCCAATGCTTTTCGCCGTATATTACTTGCTGAG GTCCCAACAATGGCCATCGAAAAAGTCTTCGTTTACAATAACACATCGATCATTCAGGATGAGATTTTAGCTCATAGACTTGGTCTTGTGCCCATAAAAGCAGATCCTCGTCTTTTTGAGTACAGGAATCCGG AGGATCAGGAAGGCACTGAAATTGACACAATTCAACTTCAGCTGAAGGTAAAATGCACCAGGAATCCTAGAGCCCCTAAAGACTCTTCAGATCCCAAGGAGTTATATCTCAATCACATGG ATGCCAAGATTGGTCCTGTGCATGGGGACATTCTCCTGGCACAACTTCGACCAGGGCAGGAACTTGATATAGTCATGCACTGTGTCAAAGGAATAG GCAAGGATCATGCCAAGTTTTCTCCTGTGGCCACTGCAAGCTACAGACTTCTTCCTGAAATCACATTATTACAGACCATTGAGGGAGAACAAGCAGAGAGGTTAAAGCGCTGCTTCTCACCAGGAGTTATTGAGATACAGAATGTGAACG GAAGGAAGGTGGCTAAAGTTGTCAACAGTCGTTTAGACACATGCAGCAGAGAAGTTCTTCGGCATGATGACTTGAAGAGCTTGGTGAAACTGGGCAGAGTGCGGGATCATTTCATAT TCTCAGTTGAGTCCACGGGGATCCTCCCTGCTGATGTCCTGGTTACTGAGGCCATTAATGTCCTCATCTCTAAGTGCCAGAAGTTTCTTACAGAGCTTGATGCAGCAGAAATGGACTAG